The following are encoded together in the Raineyella sp. LH-20 genome:
- a CDS encoding PTS mannitol transporter subunit IICBA has protein sequence MSLPLPDARVNKNLEGHGFRASVQKFGGFLAGMIMPNIGAFIAWGLLTALFIPTGWTPNADLAKLVDPIITYLLPLLIGYTGGRTVHGQRGAVIGAIATMGVVVGASVPMFLGAMFIGPVAAWLLKQFDKVVRDKVPSGFEMLVDTFSIGIFGAALAILGRYLIEPVVTALVNWMAGGVDFLVARHLLPLASILVEPAKVLFLNNAVNHGILTPLGIEQVRQAGSSILFMVESNPGPGFGLLLAYWIAGPRVVRGTVPGAIIIHLFGGIHEIFFPYVLMKPKLILATILGGMSGVLTGTLLGAGLVAPASPGSIIAWMAVTPRGNYLANLADFAVATTVAFLVAFLMLKAERQPDVLVEEVEAPETEAEIAAAAAAAAAAGPTISGHDVRQVVIACDAGMGSSVMVASAMKKKLKPYGVDVIHTPVNEIPADAQVVLTQEGLADRAHRQVPNAAIVPFKVYMGDPAFTAVEQAIKAGAPIGPDLMAGPAAPAAATAPAVAGTAAGVAAAGAATATRPRRRKKLPSDVLPREAIQLALPSRTKDDVIRLCGDVLVGVGATDPAYTDAMFTRETQVSTFMGNGFAIPHGTNEARAYVKKTALGFLQFPEGIDWDGNTVYVAIPIASATDEHVGILGALAGVLADPASAEKLRTASSPDEVMELLAPEEGE, from the coding sequence ATGTCTCTCCCTCTCCCTGACGCACGAGTCAACAAGAACCTCGAAGGACACGGGTTCCGGGCCTCGGTGCAGAAGTTCGGCGGCTTCCTCGCCGGCATGATCATGCCGAACATCGGCGCGTTCATCGCCTGGGGCCTGCTGACGGCCCTCTTCATCCCCACCGGCTGGACCCCCAACGCCGACCTGGCCAAGCTGGTCGACCCGATCATCACCTACCTCCTCCCGCTGTTGATCGGCTACACGGGTGGCCGTACGGTCCACGGCCAGCGCGGCGCCGTGATCGGCGCGATCGCCACGATGGGCGTCGTCGTCGGTGCCTCGGTGCCGATGTTCCTCGGCGCCATGTTCATCGGTCCGGTCGCGGCCTGGCTGCTGAAGCAGTTCGACAAGGTCGTCCGGGACAAGGTCCCGTCCGGCTTCGAGATGCTGGTCGACACCTTCTCGATCGGCATCTTCGGCGCAGCGCTGGCGATCCTCGGTCGGTACCTGATCGAGCCGGTGGTCACCGCACTGGTGAACTGGATGGCCGGCGGCGTGGACTTCCTGGTCGCCCGGCACCTGTTGCCGCTGGCCTCGATCCTGGTCGAGCCGGCCAAGGTGCTCTTCCTCAACAACGCCGTCAACCACGGCATCCTCACCCCACTCGGCATCGAGCAGGTCCGCCAGGCCGGCAGCTCGATCCTGTTCATGGTCGAGTCCAACCCCGGTCCGGGCTTCGGGCTCCTGCTGGCCTACTGGATCGCCGGTCCGCGGGTGGTCCGGGGCACCGTCCCCGGCGCCATCATCATCCACCTCTTCGGCGGCATCCACGAGATCTTCTTCCCGTACGTCCTGATGAAGCCGAAGCTGATCCTCGCCACCATCCTCGGCGGCATGTCCGGCGTGCTCACCGGCACCCTGCTCGGCGCCGGCCTGGTCGCTCCCGCCTCGCCCGGCTCGATCATCGCCTGGATGGCCGTCACCCCGCGCGGCAACTACCTCGCCAACCTCGCCGACTTCGCCGTCGCCACCACGGTGGCCTTCCTGGTCGCCTTCCTGATGCTGAAGGCCGAGCGTCAGCCCGACGTGTTGGTCGAGGAGGTCGAGGCACCGGAGACCGAGGCCGAGATCGCCGCGGCGGCTGCCGCCGCTGCCGCCGCCGGTCCGACGATCAGCGGGCACGACGTCCGCCAGGTGGTGATCGCCTGCGACGCCGGCATGGGGTCCAGTGTGATGGTCGCCAGCGCGATGAAGAAGAAGCTCAAGCCGTACGGTGTGGACGTGATCCACACCCCGGTGAACGAGATCCCGGCCGACGCCCAGGTCGTGCTCACCCAGGAGGGGCTCGCCGACCGGGCGCACCGCCAGGTGCCCAACGCGGCCATCGTGCCCTTCAAGGTGTACATGGGTGACCCGGCCTTCACCGCCGTCGAGCAGGCCATCAAGGCCGGCGCTCCGATCGGCCCCGACCTGATGGCCGGCCCCGCCGCTCCGGCGGCGGCCACCGCCCCGGCCGTCGCAGGCACCGCGGCCGGTGTCGCCGCAGCGGGTGCGGCCACCGCCACCCGGCCCCGCCGGCGCAAGAAGCTGCCCTCCGACGTGCTGCCGCGGGAAGCGATCCAGCTCGCGCTGCCGAGCCGCACCAAGGACGACGTGATCCGCCTCTGCGGTGACGTCCTGGTCGGGGTCGGCGCCACCGATCCGGCCTACACCGACGCGATGTTCACCCGTGAGACGCAGGTGTCGACCTTCATGGGCAACGGCTTCGCCATCCCGCACGGCACCAACGAGGCCCGGGCGTACGTCAAGAAGACCGCGCTCGGCTTCCTCCAGTTCCCCGAGGGGATCGACTGGGACGGCAACACGGTCTACGTGGCCATCCCGATCGCCTCCGCCACCGATGAGCACGTGGGGATCCTCGGCGCCCTCGCCGGCGTGCTCGCCGACCCCGCCAGTGCGGAGAAGTTGCGTACGGCATCCAGTCCAGACGAAGTGATGGAGCTGCTGGCTCCGGAAGAAGGAGAGTGA
- a CDS encoding MetQ/NlpA family ABC transporter substrate-binding protein, translated as MTTRFHTLAAAVAALALSTVGLAGCAAGQETLKISADATPHAEILQYVQDSGQLKDTKIQIETISGEVDPNQLLEAGDVSANFFQHKPYLDDWQAQHKTNNLVSVASTHLEPMSIYSHKYTAVADIPAGSTVAVPKDPTNYARALYVLQTAGLLTMKQPATEANMSTITEADIASNAKQLKFVELDRPQLPRTLDDPQVAASVINSNYAIEAGLTPSKDGLVTEPVANNPYANILVTTTAKQNDPGMKELAAALESPQTAAWIKQKYGDSIVPVHESAK; from the coding sequence ATGACCACCCGTTTCCACACCCTCGCCGCCGCCGTGGCGGCTCTGGCCCTGTCGACCGTCGGGCTGGCCGGGTGTGCCGCCGGCCAGGAGACCTTGAAGATCTCGGCCGACGCCACGCCGCACGCCGAGATCCTGCAGTACGTCCAGGACTCCGGGCAGCTGAAGGACACCAAGATCCAGATCGAGACGATCTCCGGTGAGGTCGACCCGAACCAGCTGCTCGAGGCCGGCGACGTCTCCGCGAACTTCTTCCAGCACAAGCCCTACCTCGACGACTGGCAGGCCCAGCACAAGACGAACAACCTGGTCAGCGTCGCCTCGACCCACCTCGAGCCGATGTCGATCTACTCCCACAAGTACACGGCCGTCGCCGACATCCCGGCCGGCTCCACCGTCGCGGTGCCGAAGGATCCGACGAACTACGCCCGCGCGCTGTACGTACTGCAGACCGCCGGGCTGCTGACGATGAAGCAGCCCGCCACCGAGGCCAACATGTCGACCATCACCGAGGCCGACATCGCCAGCAACGCCAAGCAGCTGAAGTTCGTCGAGCTGGACCGCCCACAGCTGCCGCGTACGCTCGACGACCCGCAGGTCGCCGCCTCGGTGATCAACTCCAACTACGCCATCGAGGCCGGGCTCACCCCGTCCAAGGACGGCCTGGTCACCGAGCCCGTCGCCAACAACCCGTACGCCAACATCCTGGTGACCACCACGGCGAAGCAGAACGACCCCGGCATGAAGGAACTCGCCGCGGCGCTGGAGTCCCCCCAGACCGCGGCCTGGATCAAGCAGAAGTACGGTGACTCCATCGTCCCCGTCCATGAGAGTGCCAAGTGA
- a CDS encoding methionine ABC transporter ATP-binding protein — translation MIEIDQLAKTYTTRQHGDVEALTGVTLRVPDGAIQGIVGPSGAGKSTLLRCLNLLERPTGGRIVLNGDDLTTLSSADLRAARRRIGTVFQHFELLHSRTVADNISLPLELAGTPDAERRSRVAELIELVGLQGRERSYPSQLSGGQQQRVGIARALAARPDVLLCDEPTSALDPATTTQILDLLARVNRSVGVTILLITHELAVVRRICTHAALLEHGRITESGPVVDLVTDASSALGQLISPVPAGTMGRPGAALITALDDDADQPWLSELARTYDLDISVVAGGVERSGARRVGRVVLQFAADVDRSLVEGFLTRHDQVRLTWLDQLAATPQIDEDLA, via the coding sequence GTGATCGAGATCGACCAGCTCGCCAAGACGTACACCACGCGACAGCACGGTGACGTCGAGGCGCTGACCGGCGTCACGCTGCGGGTGCCCGACGGTGCCATCCAGGGCATCGTCGGGCCCTCGGGCGCCGGCAAGTCCACCCTGCTCCGCTGTCTGAACCTGCTGGAGCGCCCCACCGGTGGTCGGATCGTCCTGAACGGGGACGACCTGACCACCTTGTCGTCCGCGGACCTGCGGGCGGCCCGGCGCCGGATCGGGACCGTGTTCCAGCACTTCGAGCTGCTGCACTCCCGCACCGTCGCCGACAACATCAGCCTGCCGCTGGAACTGGCCGGCACCCCCGACGCGGAGCGCCGGTCCCGGGTGGCCGAGCTGATCGAGCTGGTCGGCCTGCAGGGCCGCGAGCGCTCGTATCCCTCCCAGCTGTCCGGCGGCCAGCAGCAGCGGGTCGGCATCGCCCGGGCCCTCGCCGCCCGGCCCGACGTGCTGCTGTGCGACGAGCCGACCAGCGCCCTGGACCCGGCGACCACCACCCAGATCCTCGACCTGCTCGCCCGGGTCAACCGGTCGGTCGGCGTGACGATCCTGTTGATCACCCACGAGCTGGCGGTGGTCCGGCGGATCTGCACCCACGCGGCCCTGCTGGAGCACGGCCGGATCACCGAGTCCGGCCCGGTAGTCGACCTGGTCACCGACGCCTCCTCGGCGCTGGGCCAGCTGATCTCCCCCGTCCCCGCGGGCACGATGGGCCGCCCAGGGGCCGCCCTGATCACCGCTCTCGACGACGACGCCGACCAGCCGTGGCTCAGCGAGCTGGCCCGTACGTACGACCTGGACATCTCGGTGGTCGCCGGCGGGGTGGAGCGGAGCGGCGCCCGGCGGGTCGGCCGCGTGGTGCTGCAGTTCGCCGCCGACGTCGACCGGTCGCTGGTCGAGGGCTTCCTCACCCGTCACGACCAGGTGCGGCTGACCTGGCTCGACCAGCTCGCGGCCACCCCGCAGATCGACGAGGACCTGGCATGA
- a CDS encoding methionine ABC transporter permease: MTDKITWIKALPELWTASLETVYMVGVSFVIAFVVGVALGVLLHITDRHGLRPNATVNQVLGTIVNIVRSMPFIVLLILLLGLTRLIVGTAIGPTAAIVPLSIAGIPFFARVVENALAEVPRGRVEAAAAMGATDLQVIRKVLLPEAASGIIAGSTLTLVMLVGSSAMAGVIGGGGLGDLALVYGYQRFNNQVLIACVVVLIILVQGIQMIGDGWVRARAHKR; the protein is encoded by the coding sequence ATGACCGACAAGATCACCTGGATCAAGGCGCTGCCCGAGCTGTGGACGGCCTCCCTGGAGACCGTCTACATGGTCGGCGTGTCCTTCGTCATCGCCTTCGTCGTCGGGGTCGCCCTCGGCGTGCTGCTGCACATCACCGACCGGCACGGGCTGCGGCCCAACGCGACGGTCAACCAGGTGCTGGGCACCATCGTCAACATCGTCCGGTCGATGCCGTTCATCGTGCTGCTGATCCTGCTGCTGGGGCTGACCCGGCTGATCGTCGGCACCGCGATCGGCCCGACCGCCGCGATCGTGCCGCTGAGCATCGCCGGCATCCCGTTCTTCGCCCGGGTGGTGGAGAACGCACTGGCCGAGGTGCCGCGTGGCCGGGTCGAGGCGGCTGCCGCGATGGGCGCCACCGACCTGCAGGTGATCCGCAAGGTGCTGCTGCCGGAGGCTGCCAGCGGCATCATCGCCGGCTCCACGCTGACCCTGGTGATGCTGGTCGGCTCGTCGGCGATGGCCGGTGTGATCGGCGGTGGCGGGCTGGGCGACCTCGCCCTGGTGTACGGCTACCAGCGGTTCAACAACCAGGTGCTGATCGCCTGTGTCGTGGTGCTGATCATCCTGGTGCAGGGCATCCAGATGATCGGCGACGGCTGGGTGCGGGCCCGGGCGCACAAACGCTGA
- a CDS encoding DUF3303 family protein, producing the protein MFYQVIHTHLSHDCPARRPETAKQFDEWWEALKSTDGVTVHVGAVAPVPHTFYFYVETDDYARLVRALAWLNSIGSGEVVPVVPLDLGMGLVREGVYFTED; encoded by the coding sequence ATGTTCTACCAGGTCATCCACACCCACCTCAGCCACGACTGCCCGGCTCGGCGTCCGGAGACGGCCAAGCAGTTCGACGAGTGGTGGGAAGCCCTCAAGAGCACGGACGGGGTCACCGTCCACGTCGGCGCGGTCGCGCCGGTCCCGCACACCTTCTACTTCTATGTGGAGACCGACGACTACGCCCGTCTGGTTCGCGCGCTCGCCTGGTTGAACAGCATCGGGTCCGGCGAGGTCGTCCCGGTGGTGCCGCTGGATCTCGGCATGGGCCTGGTCCGGGAGGGCGTCTACTTCACCGAGGACTGA
- a CDS encoding VWA domain-containing protein, with protein MSRYTRYAGGDPLAPPVDLAEALASIGEDVMAGWSPERAMREYLRRGAKGTGGQQRTGLDDLARRVAQRRRELLDRHSLDGTLQQVRELLDKAVLAERKQLARDPMMDEGDRAFRQLQLDDLPPATSAAVQELSSYDWQSSEAREAYDRIKDLLGRELLDQRFAGMKQALENATEEDRARIGEMLRDLNELLEKHRRGEDTGEDFDDFMAKHGDLFPEQPKDIEELLDALAARSAAAQRMLNSMSAEQRAELMELSAQAFGSPDLMDQLARMDGNLRALRPGEDWAGSERFQGEEGLGLGDGTGVLQDLADLDHLTDQLAQSREGSQLDDIDLDALARQLGAEAAVDARALAQLERALRDSGYLKRAPEGDLRLSPRAMRQLGKQLLRDVATRLASRQGQRDARKAGLLGEPTGASRGWEFGDLEPWATSRTITNAVVRTVAAGGSATEGVRITLDDIEVTETEERTRAAVALLVDTSFSMAMDGRWVPMKRTALALHQLLSTRFRGDLLQVIGFGRIAQVMDIERLIGLDSQWEKGTNLHHALLLANRFFRKHPDAQPVLLIVTDGEPTSHLEPNGEVWFDYPPHPLTIARTVQELDASRRLGAQTTFFRLGDDPGLARFVDSMARRADGRTVAPELDELGSAVVGSYLGSRTRSPRDAFGGGGNRGGWAL; from the coding sequence ATGAGCCGCTACACCCGCTACGCCGGTGGCGACCCGCTCGCCCCGCCGGTCGACCTCGCCGAGGCGCTCGCGTCGATCGGCGAGGACGTGATGGCCGGCTGGTCACCCGAGCGGGCGATGCGCGAATACCTCCGCCGCGGCGCCAAGGGCACCGGCGGCCAGCAGCGGACCGGTCTCGACGACCTCGCCCGCCGGGTCGCGCAACGCCGCCGGGAACTCCTCGACCGGCACTCCCTCGACGGCACCCTGCAGCAGGTCCGCGAGCTGCTCGACAAGGCGGTGCTGGCCGAGCGCAAGCAGCTCGCCCGGGACCCGATGATGGACGAGGGTGACCGAGCGTTCCGTCAGCTGCAGCTGGACGACCTGCCGCCGGCCACTTCCGCCGCGGTCCAGGAGCTGTCCTCGTACGACTGGCAGAGCAGCGAGGCCCGCGAGGCGTACGACCGGATCAAGGACCTGCTCGGCCGTGAGCTGCTCGACCAGCGGTTCGCCGGGATGAAGCAGGCGCTGGAGAACGCCACCGAGGAGGACCGCGCGCGGATCGGCGAGATGCTGCGCGACCTCAACGAGCTGTTGGAGAAGCACCGCCGCGGCGAGGACACCGGTGAGGATTTCGACGACTTCATGGCGAAGCACGGCGACCTCTTCCCCGAGCAGCCCAAGGACATCGAGGAACTGCTCGATGCCTTGGCGGCCCGCAGCGCCGCGGCCCAGCGGATGCTCAACTCGATGAGCGCCGAGCAGCGGGCCGAGCTGATGGAGCTGTCGGCGCAGGCCTTCGGCTCACCAGACCTGATGGACCAGCTCGCCCGGATGGACGGCAACCTGCGTGCGTTGCGCCCGGGGGAGGACTGGGCCGGCTCCGAACGGTTCCAGGGCGAGGAGGGACTCGGGTTGGGTGATGGCACCGGGGTGCTGCAGGACCTCGCCGACCTCGACCACCTCACCGACCAGCTCGCCCAGTCCCGCGAGGGCTCCCAGCTGGACGACATCGACCTCGACGCACTGGCCCGTCAGCTCGGCGCCGAGGCCGCCGTCGACGCTCGGGCGCTGGCCCAGCTGGAACGGGCGCTGCGCGACTCCGGCTACCTGAAGCGGGCCCCCGAGGGCGATCTGCGGCTCAGCCCCCGGGCGATGCGCCAGCTCGGCAAGCAGCTGCTCCGCGACGTCGCGACCCGGTTGGCGAGCCGACAGGGCCAGCGCGACGCCCGCAAGGCCGGCCTGCTGGGCGAACCGACCGGGGCCTCCCGCGGCTGGGAGTTCGGCGACCTCGAGCCCTGGGCGACGTCCCGGACGATCACCAACGCCGTCGTCCGCACGGTCGCCGCCGGTGGCTCCGCCACGGAGGGCGTACGGATCACCCTGGACGACATCGAGGTCACCGAGACCGAGGAACGCACCCGGGCCGCGGTCGCGCTGCTGGTCGACACCAGCTTCTCGATGGCGATGGACGGCCGCTGGGTGCCGATGAAACGTACGGCGCTGGCCCTGCACCAGCTGCTCAGCACCCGCTTCCGCGGCGACCTGCTGCAGGTGATCGGGTTCGGCCGGATCGCCCAGGTGATGGACATCGAGCGGCTGATCGGGCTGGACAGCCAATGGGAGAAGGGCACCAACCTGCACCATGCCCTGCTGCTGGCCAATCGCTTCTTCCGCAAGCACCCGGACGCCCAGCCGGTGCTGCTGATCGTCACCGACGGCGAACCCACCTCCCACCTGGAGCCGAACGGCGAGGTGTGGTTCGACTACCCGCCGCACCCGCTGACCATCGCCCGGACCGTGCAGGAGCTGGACGCCTCCCGCCGGCTCGGTGCCCAGACCACCTTCTTCCGGCTCGGCGACGACCCGGGGCTGGCCCGGTTCGTCGACTCGATGGCCCGTCGGGCGGACGGTCGTACGGTCGCCCCCGAGCTGGACGAGCTGGGCTCGGCCGTGGTCGGCAGCTACCTCGGCTCCCGGACGCGCTCCCCTCGGGACGCCTTCGGCGGCGGGGGGAACCGCGGCGGGTGGGCACTGTAG
- a CDS encoding sigma 54-interacting transcriptional regulator has protein sequence MTGTSSFAPSPRTLGELRASGHRLRGVREEIRDNLLDKLRRREDPWPGLHGFRDTVIPQLERALIAGHDIVLLGERGQGKTRLLRTLVGLLDEWSPVIRGSELGEHPFEPISPEWRRRAAELGDDLPVEWRHRSERYAEKLATPDTSVADLIGDVDPMKVAEGRHLGDPETIHFGLVPRSHRGIVAINELPDLAERIQVALLNVMEERDIQIRGYVLRLPLDVLLVASANPEDYTNRGRIITPLKDRFGAEIRTHYPTTLDDEIAVIRQEARLVAEVPEPVLEIVARFTRALRESAAVDQRSGVSARFAIAGAETVAASALHRATVRGEDRAIARCVDLDTVVDVLRGKIEFETGEEGRETEILNHLLRTAIAACVRERLRGIDLGLLVAAVEQGRTVATGVRMTADEFLAGLPALGESTLYDEIAQRLDARTPGEIAGGVELALEGLYLARRIGKESGGGETLYG, from the coding sequence GTGACCGGCACCTCATCCTTCGCCCCGTCCCCACGTACGCTCGGCGAGCTGCGTGCCTCCGGGCACCGCCTGCGTGGCGTCCGTGAGGAGATCCGCGACAACCTTCTCGACAAGCTCCGCCGCCGGGAGGACCCGTGGCCCGGCCTGCACGGCTTCCGCGACACGGTGATCCCGCAGCTGGAGCGCGCCCTCATCGCCGGCCACGACATCGTCCTGCTGGGCGAGCGTGGCCAGGGCAAGACCCGGCTGCTCCGTACGCTCGTCGGTCTGCTCGACGAGTGGTCCCCGGTCATCCGGGGCTCCGAGCTGGGCGAGCACCCGTTCGAGCCGATCAGCCCCGAATGGCGCCGTCGTGCCGCCGAACTGGGCGACGATCTGCCCGTCGAGTGGCGGCACCGCTCCGAGCGCTACGCCGAGAAACTCGCCACCCCGGACACCAGCGTGGCCGACCTGATCGGCGACGTCGACCCGATGAAGGTCGCCGAGGGCCGCCACCTGGGCGACCCGGAGACCATCCACTTCGGCCTGGTCCCCCGCAGCCACCGCGGCATCGTCGCGATCAACGAGCTGCCCGACCTCGCCGAGCGGATCCAGGTCGCGCTGCTCAACGTGATGGAGGAGCGCGACATCCAGATCCGCGGCTACGTGCTCCGGCTGCCGCTCGACGTGCTGCTGGTCGCCTCCGCCAACCCCGAGGACTACACCAACCGCGGCCGGATCATCACCCCGCTCAAAGACCGCTTCGGCGCGGAGATCCGCACCCACTACCCGACCACCCTCGACGACGAGATCGCCGTCATCCGGCAGGAGGCCCGGCTGGTCGCCGAGGTGCCCGAGCCGGTGCTGGAGATCGTCGCCCGCTTCACCCGGGCGCTCCGTGAGTCCGCAGCGGTCGACCAGCGCTCCGGAGTGAGCGCTCGGTTCGCCATCGCCGGCGCGGAGACCGTCGCCGCCTCCGCCCTGCACCGCGCCACCGTCCGTGGCGAGGACCGGGCGATCGCCCGCTGCGTCGACCTCGACACGGTGGTCGACGTGCTGCGCGGCAAGATCGAGTTCGAGACCGGTGAGGAGGGTCGGGAGACCGAGATCCTCAACCATCTGCTGCGGACGGCCATCGCCGCCTGTGTCCGGGAGCGGCTGCGGGGCATCGACCTCGGCCTGCTGGTCGCCGCGGTGGAACAGGGGCGTACGGTCGCCACCGGTGTCCGGATGACCGCCGACGAGTTCCTCGCCGGGCTGCCGGCGCTCGGCGAGTCCACTCTCTACGACGAGATCGCCCAGCGCCTCGATGCCCGTACCCCCGGTGAGATCGCCGGCGGCGTCGAACTCGCCCTCGAGGGCCTCTACCTGGCCCGCCGGATCGGCAAGGAGTCCGGCGGCGGCGAAACGCTGTACGGATGA
- a CDS encoding glucose 1-dehydrogenase — MAYALAGKTAIVTGASSGIGEGIAARLIQEGANVVAVSRGVESLRRSLDALPSERVAAVLGDAGDEATAMRAVQVAVERFGGLDLLVNNVGNALSGDVTTVEPDAWADLLRSNITSAYLFSRAAIPELRKTQGSIIQISSVQSFRGDYRAVAYNTTKAALNNMTRSMALDHAVDGIRVNAVAPGFIETPRTAGAPASLRDAIIGHTPIRRAGTPADVAAAVVFLAGDEASYITGVILPVDGGRQASGGIYPAPAR, encoded by the coding sequence GTGGCGTACGCACTTGCCGGCAAGACCGCGATCGTGACCGGGGCGAGCTCCGGCATCGGGGAGGGCATTGCTGCCCGGCTCATCCAGGAAGGCGCGAACGTCGTCGCCGTCAGCCGCGGGGTGGAGTCTCTGCGGCGTTCGCTTGACGCGCTCCCGTCCGAGCGGGTCGCCGCCGTGCTCGGTGACGCCGGTGACGAGGCCACGGCCATGCGGGCCGTTCAGGTGGCGGTCGAGCGGTTCGGTGGGCTGGACCTTCTGGTCAACAATGTCGGGAACGCCCTCTCCGGCGATGTCACCACTGTCGAGCCGGACGCCTGGGCTGATCTCCTGCGCAGCAACATCACCAGCGCGTACCTGTTCAGCCGTGCCGCGATCCCCGAGCTGCGGAAGACGCAGGGCTCGATCATCCAGATCTCCTCGGTGCAGAGCTTCCGGGGTGACTACCGGGCGGTGGCGTACAACACGACCAAGGCGGCGCTGAACAACATGACCCGCTCGATGGCGCTCGACCACGCTGTCGACGGCATCCGGGTGAACGCCGTGGCACCGGGGTTCATCGAGACGCCACGCACAGCGGGCGCGCCCGCCTCGCTGCGCGACGCGATTATCGGTCACACTCCGATCCGCCGTGCGGGGACCCCGGCCGATGTCGCGGCGGCGGTGGTGTTCCTGGCCGGCGACGAGGCGTCGTACATCACCGGCGTGATCCTGCCGGTCGACGGTGGACGCCAGGCAAGCGGCGGCATCTATCCGGCGCCGGCACGCTAG
- a CDS encoding NAD(P)-dependent oxidoreductase, producing the protein MSGLGKVVILGTGIMGRALAERLLGRGVDVTVWNRTAERAEPLAEFGATVAATPAEAVASADIVLMTLFDAEAVVSVIREASGAAPAGALWVQMSTIGVDGTDQVVSVAADHGLALVEAMMLGTKGPAESGTLVLLTGGDADRLAAVEPLLAVISQKRVVAGPEVGAGTRLKLVCNTWIGLLTAGTGQAFAMLRALGLDERLFLEAIAGGQSDTVYAHAKGGLMLADDFQPANFQLRGLHKDLELAEAATGDAGTFPILDAVRGLYARAEEQGQGAEDIAAVVRVFA; encoded by the coding sequence ATGAGCGGGTTGGGCAAGGTCGTCATCCTCGGCACCGGGATCATGGGGCGGGCGCTCGCCGAGCGTCTCCTCGGCAGAGGTGTGGACGTGACGGTCTGGAATCGTACGGCGGAGCGGGCCGAGCCCCTCGCCGAGTTCGGTGCGACGGTGGCGGCGACCCCGGCCGAAGCGGTCGCGTCGGCCGATATCGTGCTGATGACCCTGTTCGATGCCGAGGCGGTCGTCTCGGTGATCCGGGAGGCGTCCGGTGCCGCGCCCGCCGGTGCCCTGTGGGTGCAGATGTCCACGATCGGAGTCGACGGCACCGACCAGGTGGTGTCGGTCGCGGCCGACCACGGCCTGGCGCTGGTCGAGGCGATGATGCTCGGGACGAAGGGGCCGGCCGAGTCCGGCACGCTGGTGTTGCTCACCGGGGGCGACGCCGACCGGCTGGCCGCTGTGGAGCCGCTGCTGGCAGTGATCAGCCAGAAGCGCGTCGTCGCCGGTCCCGAGGTCGGTGCGGGGACCCGGCTCAAGCTTGTCTGCAACACCTGGATCGGCCTGCTCACCGCCGGCACCGGCCAGGCCTTCGCCATGTTGCGGGCCCTCGGCCTGGACGAGCGGCTGTTCCTCGAGGCGATCGCCGGTGGGCAGTCCGACACGGTTTACGCGCATGCCAAGGGCGGGTTGATGCTGGCCGACGACTTCCAGCCGGCCAACTTCCAGCTTCGCGGCCTCCACAAGGACCTCGAACTGGCCGAGGCCGCCACCGGCGACGCGGGGACGTTCCCGATCCTCGACGCAGTGCGGGGACTGTACGCCCGGGCCGAGGAGCAGGGCCAGGGCGCCGAGGACATCGCCGCGGTCGTCCGCGTGTTCGCCTGA